In Papaver somniferum cultivar HN1 chromosome 1, ASM357369v1, whole genome shotgun sequence, a genomic segment contains:
- the LOC113299874 gene encoding daple-like protein: MKEESETEYIDQLKREIRCLMRANTNAETGTKIWRKLYSDIELESKVKMLREAVTYEKQLEAFRLRNCELSALVEEKRMECVGLEEKLIGLSSMKDVIDNELKGVRAECGELKKRVAQLEDGHRLMQKWELDEEKRRECVGLLEQLNDLSSRKDVAERKNGELELEKNRLEKELNDCMAVCNDLKDQNAHLQALMCEREKVALNKINDLCQEIQNLKRENGDLKRTDIADLGFSENDVSDNDEENNSRNEREEIQTESQNESEETMSESRSRSEEIMNKTREENEESMSERSSGSEGDQHEASAELDDEALPTAGIISESRNRSEGIISETRKESEESLSERSSENEGIQRQASVDLEGEALPAVGGDYSIPIDIESDSVVEISDSEDSLGSDDDSHLIIDLKGLY, encoded by the exons ATGAAAGAAGAGAGTGAGACAGAGTACATAGATCAACTTAAAAGAGAGATTCGATGTTTAATGCGAGCTAATACGAATGCTGAGACTGGAACTAAGATATGGAGAAAGCTATATAGTGACATTGAATTGGAAAGCAAAGTTAAGATGTTGAGAGAAGCAGTCACATATGAGAAACAACTCGAAGCTTTTCGATTGAGAAATTGCGAGTTGTCTGCATTAGTTGAAGAGAAGAGAATGGAATGTGTTGGTCTTGAGGAGAAATTGATTGGGTTAAGCTCGATGAAAGATGTCATCGATAATGAATTGAAAGGTGTTCGGGCCGAGTGTGGCGAGCTTAAGAAGAGGGTTGCTCAATTAGAAGATGGACATAGGTTGATGC AAAAATGGGAATTGGATGAGGAGAAGAGAAGGGAATGTGTTGGTCTTTTGGAGCAATTGAATGATTTAAGCTCGAGGAAAGATGTCGCGGAGAGGAAGAATGGGGAATTGGAGCTTGAGAAGAATAGACTAGAGAAGGAGCTTAATGATTGCATGGCAGTGTGCAATGACCTGAAAGATCAGAATGCACATCTTCAAGCGCTTATGTGTGAAAGAGAGAAGGTGGCACTAAACAAAATCAATGATTTGTGTCAGGAAATACAGAACTTGAAAAGAGAAAACGGGGATTTGAAGAGGACAGACATTGCGGATTTGGGTTTTTCAGAAAATGATGTTTCTGACAATGATGAAGAGAACAATAGTAGAAATGAAAGAGAGGAAATTCAGACTGAATCTCAAAATGAAAGTGAAGAAACCATGAGTGAGTCTAGAAGCAGaagtgaagaaatcatgaataaaACTAGAGAGGAAAATGAAGAATCTATGAGTGAAAGAAGCAGCGGAAGTGAAGGAGATCAGCACGAAGCTTCAGCCGAGTTAGACGATGAAGCTTTACCAACAGCTGGAATTATTAGTGAGTCTAGAAACAGAAGTGAAGGAATCATTAGTGAAACTAGAAAGGAAAGTGAAGAATCTTTGAGTGAAAGAAGCAGCGAAAATGAAGGAATTCAGCGTCAAGCTTCAGTCGACTTAGAGGGTGAAGCTTTACCAGCTGTTGGGGGTGATTATAGTATCCCAATAGACATCGAATCTGATAGTGTCGTTGAAATCAGTGACAGTGAAGATAGTTTAGGAAGTGATGATGATTCCCACCTAATTATAGACTTGAAAGGCCTTTATTAG